One genomic window of Methanophagales archaeon includes the following:
- the speB gene encoding agmatinase: MKFAGSLLQDSEKAIYEIIGVPFDDNATIKGASNAPEMIRRASQRLETFMWHNKLELSDLLYYDRGDLHDITDLDIDTGKRKIFIGGDHSISYPLFKYYFERQELTRVVVIDAHADFRDVYMGNRFSNACVMRRIAELAGVENVIEIGVRSASWEEYEFMKKRVRILDVDIDVDDTPEELVLEGRLYLSIDIDVLDPSIAPGVEYPEPCGMSLEALIRLVRRIIKRGDVVACDIVEVNPQLDIKNGITCLNAAKLVFEVLASYWLKDHTTSRENPSHLAP; this comes from the coding sequence AGGTGTGCCTTTTGATGATAATGCCACCATTAAAGGTGCGAGCAACGCTCCTGAGATGATAAGGAGGGCATCACAACGGCTTGAGACTTTCATGTGGCACAATAAGCTCGAACTCTCTGATTTACTATATTATGACCGTGGAGATTTGCATGATATTACAGACCTGGACATTGATACAGGAAAGAGGAAGATATTCATAGGTGGTGATCATTCCATATCATACCCGCTCTTCAAGTATTATTTCGAGCGGCAGGAGCTAACAAGGGTAGTGGTTATAGATGCACACGCTGACTTCAGGGATGTTTATATGGGTAACAGATTCTCCAATGCCTGTGTAATGCGCCGGATAGCGGAGTTAGCAGGGGTTGAAAACGTGATAGAGATTGGTGTTCGCTCTGCCTCATGGGAGGAGTACGAATTCATGAAAAAACGTGTAAGAATTCTTGATGTTGATATTGATGTTGATGATACGCCAGAGGAACTGGTATTGGAGGGGAGACTGTACCTCTCTATTGATATTGATGTGCTCGATCCGAGTATAGCACCAGGGGTAGAGTATCCAGAACCATGTGGGATGTCACTGGAAGCTCTGATTAGATTGGTGCGCAGGATAATAAAGAGAGGTGATGTGGTTGCATGTGACATCGTGGAGGTGAATCCACAACTGGACATCAAGAATGGAATTACATGCCTGAATGCCGCAAAGCTCGTATTTGAAGTGCTCGCTTCTTACTGGCTGAAGGATCATACCACGTCCAGAGAGAATCCAAGCCACTTAGCGCCATAG